One Prolixibacteraceae bacterium DNA segment encodes these proteins:
- a CDS encoding amidophosphoribosyltransferase — MSDPIKHECGIALIRLKKPLSFYEEKYGTWMYGLNKLYLLMEKQHNRGQDGAGVVGVKLNVDPGRGYFDRFRSVENNPIKDLFQHVFSTISNFTKEHPNQKIDAEWASKNIPFISEVYMGHLRYGTFGRNSVEYAHPVMRQNNWKSRNLALAGNFNLTNVDELFEKLIQLGQHPKAYTDTETVLEKVGHFLDEENERLFRIFKNERYNNKEISAKIKEQMDIQSILEKASRDWDGGYAMAGVIGHGDMFVTRDPWGIRPAHYYEDDEIVVVASERAVIQTVMNVKYDQVNEIAPGYALIVKHDGTVSHEMVRVPQKRRSCSFERIYFSRGSDADIYKERKELGRLLAPKIMQVINKNMNNTVFSYIPNTSETAFYGMVEGIREELLVWKKEKIHALADQLTEECIADIIKVEPRIEKIAIKDVKLRTFIADDASRDDMVGHVYDVTYGQVKNQEDTLVVIDDSIVRGTTLKKSIIKILDRLNPKKIVVISSAPQIRYPDCYGIDMAVMGNFIAFEATIAILKERGMEHIIEETYKKCKSQQNLPKEEVTNYVKDIYRPFNDEEISAKIAELLTPADCNAEVEIVYQSVENLHKACPNDKGDWYFTGDYPTDGGNKVVNNSFINYIEGVKKRAY, encoded by the coding sequence ATGAGTGATCCAATAAAACATGAATGCGGTATCGCATTAATTCGCCTTAAAAAGCCACTCTCTTTCTACGAAGAGAAGTACGGCACTTGGATGTATGGATTGAATAAACTTTATCTTCTAATGGAGAAACAGCACAATCGAGGACAAGATGGTGCTGGTGTAGTAGGTGTAAAACTGAACGTAGACCCAGGTCGTGGTTATTTCGATCGTTTCCGTTCTGTAGAGAACAACCCAATTAAAGACCTTTTTCAACATGTCTTCTCTACAATAAGTAATTTCACCAAAGAACATCCAAATCAAAAGATCGATGCAGAGTGGGCCTCAAAGAATATCCCATTTATTTCTGAGGTTTATATGGGGCACCTAAGGTATGGTACCTTTGGTCGCAATAGCGTGGAGTATGCCCATCCAGTCATGCGTCAAAACAATTGGAAATCTCGCAATCTCGCCCTCGCTGGAAACTTCAACCTTACCAATGTAGACGAACTTTTTGAGAAACTGATTCAGTTAGGCCAACACCCAAAAGCCTATACTGATACAGAGACTGTTCTCGAAAAAGTAGGACATTTCCTAGACGAAGAGAACGAACGTCTTTTCCGTATCTTCAAGAATGAAAGATACAACAACAAAGAAATTTCAGCAAAGATAAAAGAGCAGATGGATATTCAATCCATCCTCGAAAAAGCAAGTAGAGATTGGGATGGTGGATATGCAATGGCAGGAGTGATTGGACATGGCGACATGTTTGTTACTAGAGATCCATGGGGCATACGACCAGCACACTACTATGAGGACGACGAGATCGTTGTCGTAGCCAGCGAGAGAGCAGTGATACAGACTGTAATGAATGTCAAATATGATCAAGTAAACGAGATCGCCCCAGGATATGCCTTAATTGTTAAGCATGATGGAACGGTAAGCCATGAGATGGTACGTGTGCCTCAAAAAAGACGTTCTTGTTCTTTCGAAAGAATCTATTTCTCTCGTGGTTCCGATGCAGATATCTACAAAGAGCGTAAAGAGCTTGGTAGATTGCTTGCTCCAAAAATCATGCAAGTAATCAACAAAAACATGAACAACACCGTCTTCTCTTATATTCCAAACACTTCAGAGACTGCCTTCTATGGTATGGTCGAAGGGATTAGAGAAGAGCTCCTTGTTTGGAAGAAAGAGAAGATTCATGCATTAGCAGACCAACTTACAGAGGAGTGTATTGCAGACATTATTAAGGTGGAACCACGAATCGAAAAGATTGCCATTAAAGATGTGAAACTACGCACCTTTATTGCAGACGATGCAAGTAGAGACGATATGGTAGGCCATGTATATGATGTCACTTATGGTCAGGTCAAAAACCAAGAGGATACATTGGTGGTCATTGATGACTCTATTGTTCGTGGGACCACGCTGAAAAAGAGTATTATCAAGATACTCGATCGACTCAACCCGAAAAAGATTGTAGTCATCTCCTCTGCGCCACAAATACGCTATCCTGACTGTTATGGTATTGATATGGCTGTGATGGGCAATTTTATTGCCTTCGAAGCAACCATCGCAATACTAAAAGAGCGTGGAATGGAACATATTATCGAAGAGACATATAAGAAGTGTAAATCTCAACAGAACTTGCCAAAAGAGGAGGTAACAAACTATGTGAAAGATATCTATCGTCCTTTTAACGACGAGGAAATCTCTGCAAAGATAGCAGAACTTCTTACCCCTGCAGATTGTAATGCTGAGGTGGAGATTGTATACCAATCCGTAGAGAACTTACACAAAGCATGTCCTAACGATAAAGGAGATTGGTACTTCACAGGAGATTACCCAACCGATGGTGGAAACAAAGTGGTAAACAACTCGTTTATCAACTATATAGAAGGAGTAAAGAAAAGAGCATATTAA
- a CDS encoding GNAT family N-acetyltransferase, translating to MKQIIAPIDRELLLVELTPEKMLRKTNKAGNEIYVLNHHNAPNTMLEIGRLRELTFRAAGGGTGKEVDIDSYDTDDVPYEQLIVWNPDQQEILGGYRYILCKNLPKNEKGEVHLATSRLFKFSTEFVEDFLPYVIELGRSFVQPDYQSSKAGAKGLFALDNLWDGLGALMINHPEMLYFFGKVTMYTSYNVDARNLILYFFDRYFGDDDKLVYPFEPMSVSLDTDRLDRMFDGLNYDEGYKVLSVEVRKLGEKIPPLINAYMGLSPTMRTFGTVVNNHFGEVEETGIMIDIDEMYDGKINRHVSSYLDQIAENNEVPMIRFQ from the coding sequence ATGAAACAGATTATAGCCCCTATAGATCGTGAGCTTCTACTTGTAGAGCTTACTCCAGAGAAGATGTTGCGTAAAACCAACAAAGCTGGAAATGAAATCTATGTGTTGAATCACCATAATGCTCCAAATACCATGTTAGAAATTGGGCGTTTGCGTGAGTTAACCTTTAGAGCTGCAGGGGGAGGTACTGGTAAAGAGGTCGATATCGATTCGTATGATACGGATGATGTACCTTATGAACAGTTGATTGTTTGGAACCCAGATCAACAGGAGATTTTGGGTGGGTACAGATATATATTATGTAAAAATCTCCCAAAGAACGAGAAGGGAGAGGTGCATCTTGCAACTTCTAGACTGTTTAAATTCTCTACTGAGTTTGTGGAAGATTTTCTACCATATGTGATCGAATTGGGACGCTCTTTTGTACAACCAGACTATCAATCGAGTAAGGCAGGAGCCAAAGGTCTTTTTGCATTAGATAACTTGTGGGATGGTTTGGGTGCTCTGATGATCAATCATCCAGAGATGCTTTACTTCTTTGGGAAGGTAACCATGTATACTAGTTACAATGTGGATGCTCGTAATTTAATCCTTTACTTCTTTGATCGTTATTTCGGGGATGATGACAAGCTTGTTTATCCTTTTGAACCAATGTCTGTGTCTTTGGATACGGATCGTTTAGATCGTATGTTTGATGGGTTGAACTATGATGAAGGATATAAAGTTCTTTCTGTAGAGGTTCGTAAATTGGGTGAGAAAATTCCACCTCTGATTAATGCATATATGGGGCTATCTCCTACGATGCGGACTTTTGGAACTGTAGTAAATAATCACTTCGGTGAGGTAGAAGAGACTGGTATAATGATTGATATTGATGAGATGTATGATGGGAAAATAAACCGTCATGTCTCTTCGTATTTAGATCAAATTGCTGAGAATAATGAGGTTCCTATGATTCGTTTCCAATAG
- the recQ gene encoding DNA helicase RecQ, giving the protein MDKSISLTDELKKHFGFDQFKGSQQEVIQSILDKKDTFVLMPTGGGKSLCYQLPALILEGTAIVVSPLIALMKNQVDAIRSISTNNGIAHFLNSSLSKTATNQVKEDVRSGTTKLLYVAPESLTKQENIDFLSEINISFYAIDEAHCISEWGHDFRPEYRRIRPIVQDIGSAPIIALTATATPKVQHDIQKNLGMSSANVFKSSFNRENLFYEIRSKNKAPEQIIKFINERKGKSGIIYCLSRKKVEELAETLQVNGIKALPYHAGMDSATRSGNQDKFLMEEVDVIVATIAFGMGIDKPDVRYVIHFDVPKSLEGYYQETGRAGRDGGEGHCLTFYSYKDIQKLEKFMQGKPVAEQEIGQQLLLDTVAFAESALCRRRVLLHYFGEHYDVENCCNCDNCKSPKEQIEGKEMILMALNAVKEVKQQFKSEHMVDILIGTKNAAIKSFKHESLNCYSKGEDVDSRLWKAVYRQCIISGFLLKDIENYGMLKMTSKGEEYIQHPYSFMVVKNHDYEAVVEDMSSNTGRNATGDPELFAMLKDLRKEEAKKKNLPPYILFQETSLSDMSIQYPTSLEELQNIVGVGQGKARKYGNPFIDLIKKYVIENEITRAQDMVVKSIANKSKNKVFIIQAIDRKMPLNDIAEAKGLELNDLIHELEAIVNSGTKINIDYYIEQELDEDTVEEIFEYFHDDSVTGELFEAYEELGDDFSEEEIRLVRLKFLSEVGN; this is encoded by the coding sequence ATGGACAAAAGCATTTCATTAACGGACGAGTTAAAAAAACACTTCGGCTTCGATCAATTTAAAGGAAGTCAACAAGAAGTTATTCAAAGTATCCTTGATAAAAAGGACACTTTTGTATTAATGCCAACAGGGGGTGGCAAATCACTTTGTTATCAATTACCAGCACTTATTCTAGAAGGAACAGCTATTGTTGTCTCTCCTTTAATTGCATTGATGAAAAACCAAGTAGATGCCATACGTTCTATTAGCACCAACAATGGTATTGCACACTTTTTGAACTCTTCTCTTTCGAAGACGGCAACCAACCAAGTAAAAGAAGATGTACGTAGTGGAACAACCAAACTCCTATACGTGGCACCAGAATCACTCACCAAACAGGAAAATATCGATTTCCTAAGTGAAATAAACATCTCCTTTTATGCCATTGATGAAGCACACTGTATTTCAGAATGGGGACATGACTTTCGACCTGAGTATCGAAGAATAAGACCTATCGTTCAAGATATCGGTTCTGCTCCCATCATTGCGTTGACTGCCACAGCTACTCCTAAGGTACAACACGACATACAAAAAAACCTTGGCATGAGCAGTGCCAACGTCTTTAAGTCCTCTTTTAACAGAGAGAACCTTTTCTATGAAATAAGGTCAAAAAACAAAGCTCCTGAGCAAATCATCAAATTTATCAACGAAAGAAAAGGTAAATCTGGTATTATATATTGTCTTAGTCGAAAGAAAGTAGAAGAACTTGCTGAGACATTACAAGTTAATGGAATTAAAGCGCTCCCTTATCATGCAGGAATGGATTCTGCTACACGATCAGGAAACCAGGATAAATTCCTGATGGAAGAGGTAGATGTGATTGTTGCAACCATTGCTTTCGGTATGGGTATCGACAAACCAGATGTTCGTTACGTCATTCACTTTGATGTACCAAAATCGCTTGAAGGGTATTACCAAGAGACTGGACGTGCTGGACGTGACGGTGGCGAAGGTCACTGCTTAACCTTCTATAGCTATAAAGACATACAAAAACTTGAGAAATTCATGCAGGGAAAACCTGTAGCGGAACAAGAGATTGGACAGCAGCTTCTTTTAGATACTGTAGCATTTGCAGAATCGGCATTATGTCGTCGCAGAGTTCTTCTTCACTACTTTGGAGAGCACTACGATGTAGAAAATTGCTGCAATTGTGATAATTGTAAATCTCCTAAAGAACAGATCGAAGGCAAAGAGATGATCTTGATGGCACTGAATGCGGTAAAAGAGGTGAAGCAACAGTTCAAATCAGAGCATATGGTAGACATTCTAATCGGAACAAAAAATGCTGCCATCAAATCATTTAAACACGAAAGTCTAAACTGTTATAGCAAAGGAGAGGATGTCGATTCAAGACTATGGAAGGCGGTATACAGACAATGTATTATCTCTGGATTCTTACTAAAAGACATCGAAAATTACGGAATGCTCAAGATGACCTCTAAAGGGGAGGAGTATATTCAACATCCATACTCTTTTATGGTAGTCAAGAATCACGATTACGAAGCAGTAGTAGAGGATATGTCATCCAATACAGGGAGAAACGCAACTGGAGATCCTGAACTTTTTGCGATGTTAAAGGATTTAAGAAAAGAGGAAGCAAAGAAAAAGAATCTACCTCCTTATATTTTATTTCAAGAGACCTCCCTTTCGGATATGTCTATACAATACCCTACTTCTTTAGAAGAACTTCAAAATATCGTAGGAGTAGGACAAGGTAAAGCACGAAAATATGGAAACCCATTTATTGATCTCATAAAGAAATATGTCATAGAGAACGAGATCACCCGTGCTCAAGACATGGTGGTTAAAAGTATTGCCAACAAATCAAAGAATAAGGTCTTCATTATTCAGGCAATTGACAGAAAGATGCCATTGAATGATATTGCAGAAGCAAAAGGTTTAGAGCTTAATGATTTAATTCATGAATTAGAAGCAATTGTAAACTCAGGAACCAAGATCAATATAGACTATTATATAGAGCAAGAGCTTGACGAGGACACAGTAGAGGAGATCTTCGAATATTTCCATGACGACTCTGTCACAGGAGAGCTATTTGAAGCATACGAAGAGTTAGGCGACGACTTCTCAGAAGAAGAGATTCGTTTGGTTCGCCTTAAATTCTTATCTGAAGTAGGAAACTAA
- a CDS encoding 1-acyl-sn-glycerol-3-phosphate acyltransferase has product MGGLFLTENYNKLEKFDIKKVFQEKSPNMARKIPNFVYRLISKVLHVKYLNYIIENYGHLEGVDFIQALIKEFNISVDYRGLENIPKDGKFIYTSNHPLGGFDGLLLLNIVTEQKGHSLFLVNDILMNIVPVKKLFVPINKHGNQRKSIHLINEAYASDSQILIFPSGLASRLIDGKIQDLPWNKHCIQKSVETHRDIIPVHVKGRNSRHFYWIAKIRKFFGLKWNIEMFLLADEMVRHKNKKFVITFGKAIPYTTFDKSKSPMKWAAWLRDIVYEIGK; this is encoded by the coding sequence TTGGGAGGATTATTTTTGACTGAGAACTATAATAAATTGGAGAAGTTTGATATTAAGAAGGTTTTTCAAGAGAAGAGCCCAAATATGGCACGAAAGATTCCTAATTTCGTGTATCGACTTATCTCTAAGGTGTTGCATGTCAAATACCTTAATTACATCATAGAGAACTATGGGCATCTTGAGGGGGTAGATTTCATACAAGCACTGATCAAAGAATTTAATATTTCTGTTGATTATCGAGGGTTGGAAAATATACCCAAAGATGGCAAGTTTATCTATACTTCAAATCACCCCTTGGGAGGTTTTGATGGTCTTTTGTTGTTAAATATTGTTACGGAACAAAAGGGGCACTCTCTATTTTTGGTGAATGATATTTTGATGAATATTGTACCTGTAAAGAAACTCTTTGTACCCATAAATAAGCATGGTAATCAAAGAAAATCTATTCATCTTATCAATGAGGCGTATGCTTCGGATTCACAAATTCTTATTTTCCCTTCGGGACTTGCCTCAAGGCTTATTGATGGGAAGATACAGGACCTCCCGTGGAATAAACATTGTATTCAGAAATCCGTAGAGACACACCGTGATATTATTCCTGTACATGTGAAAGGTCGCAATAGTAGACACTTCTATTGGATCGCTAAAATACGCAAGTTCTTCGGTTTGAAATGGAATATCGAGATGTTTCTATTGGCGGATGAGATGGTAAGACATAAGAATAAAAAATTTGTTATCACTTTTGGAAAAGCTATCCCTTACACTACCTTTGACAAATCAAAAAGCCCAATGAAGTGGGCAGCATGGTTGAGGGATATCGTTTATGAGATCGGAAAATAG
- a CDS encoding acyltransferase family protein, whose product MKRDSIVYEHSFDLLRVIACMMVILVHCSARFIMFPSEEEMAPFLISNFYNSFSRVTIPLFVLMSGRFALSRYMKMDISEFYSKIWVKRIVFPTLFWGILYTLYRMLQGGVAVYLREPFNFLEPIKDFLMGYPFIHLWYMYMLIGLYGVIPILGILREKIGLDNFFYVAVALTILAIPIDNFSTLFWLVRFVCFLGYFMLGYCLKYTPKRLFSPKELMLWWLICSILTWLITSYCGLHGEGEVTDFLYGFFSPITIVGAVALYLLFNGIKNYKGSAMIASLSKHSLYIYLIHAGVLSIFENVIFRFCGLKPNPIWYVPTIALVVFFISYGLSLLFVRMKSQICK is encoded by the coding sequence ATGAAGAGAGACTCTATAGTATATGAACATTCGTTTGATCTGTTGCGTGTCATTGCCTGTATGATGGTAATTCTGGTGCACTGTTCTGCCCGGTTTATTATGTTTCCGTCGGAGGAGGAGATGGCGCCATTTCTTATCTCTAATTTCTATAATAGCTTCTCTCGTGTTACGATTCCTCTTTTTGTATTAATGAGTGGACGTTTTGCATTGTCTAGATATATGAAGATGGATATCTCAGAGTTCTACTCGAAGATATGGGTCAAACGTATTGTTTTTCCTACGTTGTTTTGGGGAATACTATATACCCTGTATCGGATGCTTCAGGGGGGTGTTGCAGTATACTTACGAGAGCCTTTTAATTTTTTAGAGCCTATCAAAGATTTTCTAATGGGATATCCTTTTATCCACCTTTGGTATATGTATATGTTGATAGGTCTTTATGGGGTGATTCCTATTCTAGGGATCTTAAGAGAGAAGATTGGGTTGGATAACTTCTTCTATGTGGCAGTAGCTCTGACTATTTTGGCTATCCCTATCGATAACTTTAGTACCCTTTTTTGGTTGGTTCGATTTGTCTGTTTCTTAGGTTACTTTATGCTCGGTTATTGCTTAAAATATACGCCTAAAAGGTTGTTTAGCCCCAAAGAGTTGATGTTATGGTGGTTGATTTGTTCGATCTTAACTTGGTTGATCACCTCCTATTGTGGTCTGCATGGAGAGGGAGAGGTTACAGACTTTTTATATGGTTTTTTCTCGCCGATAACAATCGTGGGTGCTGTTGCCTTGTATCTTTTGTTTAATGGTATTAAGAACTACAAAGGGAGCGCAATGATTGCCTCTTTGTCTAAACATAGTCTCTATATCTATTTGATTCATGCAGGGGTATTGTCGATATTTGAGAATGTCATTTTTCGTTTTTGTGGATTGAAACCCAATCCAATATGGTATGTACCTACGATCGCTTTGGTGGTGTTCTTTATCTCCTATGGTTTGTCTTTGCTATTTGTTAGGATGAAATCTCAGATTTGTAAATAG
- a CDS encoding SPOR domain-containing protein: MKPLFFLFFILLLGSFSAKAQQPYPKMPVEDAPKDLEALIEKPIFHHTDLVDSLLVWHSQENKKSKGVKGYRLQIYFSSGTDARSEIQKIKSRFLRQHSDVETYTTYSAPDFKLRVGDFRTKSEALKLQKSVSSMFPDSFIVPEVIDPKY, from the coding sequence ATGAAACCGCTCTTCTTTTTATTTTTCATTCTCCTTTTAGGGAGCTTTTCTGCGAAGGCACAACAACCATACCCAAAGATGCCAGTAGAGGACGCCCCCAAAGACCTTGAAGCATTAATTGAGAAGCCAATCTTCCACCACACAGATTTGGTCGACTCTCTATTAGTGTGGCATTCTCAAGAGAACAAAAAGTCTAAAGGAGTCAAAGGATATCGATTGCAGATATACTTCTCATCTGGGACAGACGCACGAAGTGAGATTCAAAAGATAAAATCTCGTTTCCTTCGACAGCATTCTGATGTAGAGACTTACACTACTTACAGTGCTCCTGATTTCAAACTAAGAGTAGGTGATTTCCGAACCAAATCAGAAGCTCTTAAGCTACAAAAGTCAGTCTCTTCGATGTTTCCTGATTCATTTATTGTGCCTGAAGTGATTGATCCTAAATATTAA
- the miaB gene encoding tRNA (N6-isopentenyl adenosine(37)-C2)-methylthiotransferase MiaB: MKKKLYIETYGCQMNVADSEVVASVMAERNFEISEDHDQADVILVNTCSVRDNAEKRVWGRLRHLNALKKKNKSLKLGLIGCMAERIGDEMLEDKVVDIVAGPDAYRNLPYLYDKAVDGEDAINVELTVEETYDSIIPKRMNDSISGFVSITRGCNNFCTYCIVPYTRGRERSRDPKDILAEVRDMIQNGYKEVTLLGQNVDSYKWLPEGETKPVRFHHLLEIVAKEDPALRVRFSTPHPKDIKESVVKTIAKYPNICKHIHLPIQAGDDEVLKRMNRRYTVEWYKNRVEMIRKHIPDCSITTDVFCGFCGETEEQFQGTLDMMKWVHYDTAFMFKYSERPGTYAAKKLDDDISEELKGERLSRMIELQNRLSLERNNNDIDKVFEVLVEGTSKKSEDDFCGRSSQNKMVVFPKQDAKIGDYVRVKIARCTQTTLIGEMVEKIDKPTI; the protein is encoded by the coding sequence ATGAAAAAGAAACTATATATCGAAACATATGGATGTCAAATGAACGTCGCGGATAGCGAAGTTGTGGCATCTGTTATGGCCGAAAGAAATTTTGAGATTTCTGAAGATCATGATCAGGCTGATGTGATCCTTGTAAATACTTGCTCTGTAAGAGACAACGCTGAAAAGCGTGTATGGGGACGTCTTCGTCATCTGAATGCATTGAAGAAAAAAAATAAGTCTCTGAAACTAGGACTTATTGGTTGTATGGCAGAACGTATCGGAGACGAGATGTTGGAGGATAAAGTGGTAGATATTGTGGCTGGTCCTGATGCCTATCGTAACCTTCCATATCTATACGACAAAGCGGTGGATGGAGAAGATGCTATCAATGTAGAGTTGACAGTAGAGGAGACTTACGATAGTATTATCCCTAAAAGAATGAATGATAGTATTTCTGGTTTTGTATCTATCACTCGTGGGTGTAATAATTTTTGTACTTACTGTATTGTCCCTTATACTAGAGGTAGAGAACGTAGCCGTGATCCCAAGGATATTTTGGCAGAGGTTCGTGATATGATCCAAAATGGATATAAAGAGGTAACACTTCTTGGTCAGAATGTCGACTCTTATAAGTGGTTGCCAGAAGGAGAGACGAAACCAGTACGTTTTCATCACCTTTTGGAGATTGTTGCAAAAGAAGATCCTGCTCTTCGTGTTCGTTTTAGTACACCACATCCTAAGGATATCAAGGAGAGTGTTGTAAAGACTATTGCAAAATATCCAAATATATGTAAACATATTCATTTGCCTATTCAAGCTGGAGACGATGAAGTGTTGAAGCGTATGAATAGAAGATATACCGTAGAGTGGTATAAAAATAGAGTGGAGATGATTCGAAAGCATATTCCTGATTGTTCTATTACTACTGATGTCTTTTGTGGATTTTGTGGAGAGACAGAGGAGCAATTCCAAGGAACATTAGATATGATGAAGTGGGTTCATTATGATACTGCTTTTATGTTTAAATATTCAGAACGTCCTGGTACTTATGCTGCAAAGAAATTGGATGACGATATTTCAGAAGAGTTAAAAGGAGAACGTCTTTCTCGTATGATTGAATTGCAAAATAGACTCTCTTTAGAGAGGAATAACAATGATATTGATAAGGTATTTGAGGTGTTGGTTGAAGGGACTTCAAAGAAATCGGAAGATGATTTTTGCGGACGTAGCTCTCAGAATAAGATGGTTGTTTTTCCTAAACAAGATGCGAAGATTGGAGACTATGTAAGAGTGAAAATTGCTCGTTGTACACAGACTACCCTAATCGGTGAGATGGTGGAGAAGATTGATAAACCTACTATTTAA
- the tatC gene encoding twin-arginine translocase subunit TatC, producing the protein MTSQKKISTKKKEKEMSFIEHLEELRWHLVRACLSVLFCSIFAFANREFIFDKIILWPKDPNFWTYQKLNDVMVFLHKHISWIESASFNIRPIEIQNIMMSGQFATHIKVSLVIGFILSFPYVFYQIWRFVRPALHNSEKKVASGAVFTSSMLFIVGVLFGYFVILPLSLQFLAGYVVSDQVMNQIQLSSYIGTVTSIVFSGGVVFELPIIVYFFSTIGLLSPSFMRTYRKHAYVFLLLLSAIITPPDVFSQVLVCVPLVFLYEISIYISKAVTRKSRYDFDEDLDELD; encoded by the coding sequence ATGACTTCACAGAAAAAAATATCTACTAAAAAGAAAGAAAAAGAGATGTCGTTTATAGAGCATCTTGAAGAGTTGAGATGGCATCTAGTTAGAGCATGTTTGTCTGTTCTTTTTTGTAGTATCTTTGCATTTGCAAATAGGGAGTTTATTTTTGATAAAATAATATTGTGGCCTAAAGACCCAAATTTTTGGACTTATCAAAAATTAAATGACGTAATGGTGTTTCTTCATAAACACATCTCTTGGATTGAATCGGCTTCTTTTAATATAAGACCAATTGAGATTCAGAATATCATGATGTCGGGGCAATTTGCAACCCATATTAAAGTGTCTCTTGTAATAGGATTTATTCTTTCGTTTCCATATGTCTTTTATCAAATATGGCGTTTCGTTAGGCCTGCTCTACATAACTCTGAGAAAAAGGTGGCTTCAGGAGCTGTGTTTACCTCTTCGATGCTTTTCATTGTGGGGGTCCTGTTTGGGTATTTTGTTATTCTGCCTCTTTCATTACAGTTCTTGGCAGGATATGTTGTGAGTGACCAAGTGATGAATCAAATTCAACTTTCGTCTTATATAGGGACTGTGACGAGTATCGTTTTTTCAGGTGGGGTAGTTTTTGAGTTGCCTATTATCGTATACTTTTTTAGTACAATAGGTCTTTTAAGTCCATCTTTTATGAGAACATATCGTAAACATGCGTATGTTTTTCTTCTTCTCCTATCTGCTATTATAACCCCTCCAGACGTGTTTAGTCAGGTGTTGGTATGCGTTCCTTTGGTGTTTTTGTATGAGATAAGTATCTATATATCTAAAGCCGTGACCAGAAAGAGTCGTTATGATTTTGATGAGGATTTAGATGAATTAGATTAA
- a CDS encoding acyltransferase family protein: MGKRESNLDLLRVLASLMVIVIHVSNPFAAEGMNHYDESFMVGNFFYTIACFSAPMFMLLSGGFMLSQPRNRAYKSLFETSLKRRLIYPTIFWSLFYVLLAYLEIFMEKGERIVILSKWSEPLKDLLLGSPCYHLWYMFVAIGLNLMVPLLIELKEKIGEEAFMKLGLVVMLLDIPIAFFSDLFWVVRFIIYLGYFMLGYSLKHTFKCSWRGRTFLAIAILMKIAIFFLVDHFVLMKSEYAFDFFNFLSPFAIIYALCFYMFFLKIRVGSASKVITSLARHSFHIYLIHALFVSSLHLLLLKKLALEISPMVYIPVASVLVFGMSWISSNLLNYFKERIYWLRYSG; this comes from the coding sequence ATGGGAAAGAGAGAGAGTAATTTAGATCTTCTGAGAGTCCTCGCATCTTTAATGGTGATTGTGATTCATGTGTCGAATCCTTTTGCTGCGGAAGGGATGAATCATTACGATGAATCTTTTATGGTGGGGAATTTTTTCTATACTATTGCCTGTTTCTCTGCCCCGATGTTTATGCTTTTGAGTGGCGGATTTATGTTGTCGCAGCCTCGAAATAGAGCGTACAAGAGTCTGTTTGAAACCTCTTTGAAGCGAAGACTTATCTACCCGACCATATTTTGGAGTCTCTTTTATGTATTGCTTGCTTATCTCGAGATTTTTATGGAAAAAGGGGAGCGTATTGTGATACTATCAAAATGGTCCGAACCCTTGAAAGATCTGTTGCTAGGATCTCCATGTTACCACCTATGGTATATGTTTGTTGCCATTGGTCTCAATCTCATGGTTCCATTGCTGATAGAGTTAAAAGAGAAGATCGGGGAGGAGGCCTTTATGAAACTAGGTTTGGTGGTAATGTTATTGGATATTCCTATCGCGTTCTTCAGTGATCTGTTTTGGGTGGTTCGTTTTATTATCTATCTGGGCTATTTTATGTTGGGCTACTCTTTAAAACACACCTTTAAGTGTAGCTGGAGAGGAAGAACGTTTTTGGCAATTGCCATTTTGATGAAGATCGCCATATTCTTTTTGGTGGACCACTTTGTTTTGATGAAATCGGAATATGCTTTTGATTTCTTTAATTTCTTATCGCCATTTGCTATCATTTATGCCCTATGCTTCTATATGTTCTTCTTGAAGATCCGGGTGGGAAGTGCGAGCAAGGTTATTACCTCCTTGGCACGACATAGTTTTCATATCTATTTGATCCATGCACTGTTTGTGTCGTCATTGCACCTTTTGCTGTTGAAAAAACTTGCGTTAGAGATCTCGCCGATGGTCTATATTCCAGTGGCTTCTGTACTCGTGTTTGGGATGTCGTGGATCTCTTCGAACCTATTAAACTATTTTAAAGAACGTATTTATTGGCTTAGATATAGTGGCTAA